A window of the Helianthus annuus cultivar XRQ/B chromosome 4, HanXRQr2.0-SUNRISE, whole genome shotgun sequence genome harbors these coding sequences:
- the LOC110937575 gene encoding protein ABIL1, with translation MEVEQSNQAMMFNEPSMEPSIGFVKALQELKNLRPQLYSAAEYCEKSYLHSEQKQVVLDNLKDYAVRALVNAVDHLGTVAYKLTDLLEQQTLEISTTGLHISCLHQQLLTCQTYTDREALRQQQLLAVVPRHHKHYSLPNSVSKKVHFSPQVQTGAKQSHYQSRPRQFVSGTPAANTLCWHLASETKSTLKRNSSSMSIDAPKTSGRATASSHASNGNNRVQTKSSESHHRVHKMGPASSTAIETLGISRQDNVEGPRTVMSFRSFDNPRQEVVQAPIRSKSVLSSFFVKQKTPKLRTGLVS, from the exons ATGGAAGTGGAGCAATCGAATCAAGCAATGATGTTCAACGAGCCGTCAATGGAGCCGAGTATCGGTTTCGTTAAAGCTCTACAG GAACTCAAAAATTTAAGGCCTCAACTTTATTCAGCGGCCGAATATTGTGAAAAATCTTATCTTCATAGCGAACAAAAACAAGT GGTCCTTGATAACCTGAAAGATTATGCTGTGCGCGCCCTTGTAAACGCGGTTGACCATCTTGGCACTGTCGCTTACAAATTGACTGACCTTTTAGAGCAACAAACTTTAGAAATTTCAACAACAGGGTTACATATATCATGTTTACATCAG CAACTTCTTACATGCCAAACATACACGGATAGGGAAGCTCTCAGGCAACAACAATTGCTAGCCGTTGTACCACGACATCATAAGCATTACAGTTTACCTA ATTCTGTGAGCAAAAAGGTCCATTTTAGCCCTCAGGTTCAAACCGGTGCAAAGCAGAGTCATTATCAGTCACGGCCTCGACAGTTTGTTTCAG GCACCCCAGCTGCAAATACTCTTTGTTGGCATCTAGCATCCGAAACTAAATCTACATTGAAAAGGAATTCAAGCTCTATGAG CATTGATGCTCCGAAAACTTCGGGTCGTGCTACTGCGTCTTCTCATGCATCGA ATGGAAATAACAGGGTACAAACAAAATCATCTGAATCTCATCATCGGGTGCATAAAATGGGCCCCGCTTCAAGCACTGCTATTGAGACACTTGGCATCTCACGACAG GATAATGTGGAGGGTCCAAGAACAGTAATGTCATTTCGGTCGTTCGATAATCCTAGACAAGAAGTTGTCCAGGCTCCTATACGTAGCAAGAGTGTTCTATCGTCTTTTTTTGTCAAACAGAAGACACCAAAACTAAGGACCGGTCTGGTTTCATGA
- the LOC118491176 gene encoding uncharacterized protein LOC118491176 isoform X2 translates to MAEPSNPHNVEGENPEQPIVAEEEDEDDDVNVPGGGLPVLKWTKGSFKTLMATVQMAKDWNATYPQVGDTGADAPAGYITLWADFFTHGNLRLPVTVFVAEVLEYYHLHISQLSPFGMFRIRNFEYTFRAYGLPISVENFRRFYQLTVNTGFFSFTQRHGSLKLMTPPKGVTGWKKRFFYVKACAVYANMSFRNVDVGVSDEDIPVASAETADWFSRLRPIELKKLDNDQLWILRMMLSRPDRKERPVLREQGGADAVGLWRMFEPDFKGQVELIAVELKKGFNLEILKNFRVPSKAVLEAPVPGDARGVLADLGKFEKRVPKKTVEKKTVKKTVRGRGKGSVEGSAAPSSVFEAAGSGAAAGGTGVVPPVVGEKRGPEQKAAGGGEPKRRRLLTRRVAPVQKKPAVAAGKYIPFLCFVCTMGGNIH, encoded by the exons atggctgaaccatcgaatccacacaatgtggagggtgaaaaccctgaacagccgataGTGGCTGAGGAAGAAGACGAGGATGATGATGTTAAtgttcccggtggtgggttaccggtgttaaAGTGGACAAAAGGTAGTTTTAAAACCCTGATGGCCACTGTTCAGATGGCCAAAGACTGGAATGCTACCTACCCACAAgtgggggacaccggtgccgatgctccggctgGTTATATAACCTTGTGGGCGGATTTTTTCACCCACGGtaaccttaggttgccggtgacggtgtttgtggCGGAGGTATTGGAGTATTATCACCTCCATATCTCCCAGCTTAGTCCTTTCGGAATGTTCCGAATTCGGAATTTTGAGTACACATTCCGTGCCTATGGCCTGCCCATTTCAGTGGAGAACTTCCGGCgtttctaccagttgacggtgaacaccggttttttctcgttCACTCAAAGGCATGGGAGtctgaagttgatgacaccccctaagggtgtgacaggctggaagaagaggttcttctacgtgaaagcctgtgcggtctatgctaACATGTCTTTCAGGAACGTCGATGTTGGAGTTTccgatgaagatattcctgttgcttcCGCAGAGACCGcggactggttctctaggctgcggcctattgaactcaagaagttggataatGACCAACTATGgatattgcggatgatgctctcTAGACCGGATAGGAAGGAAAGACCCGTGTTGCGGGAACAGGGTGGTG cggatgcggttggcttgtggaggatgtttgagcctgaTTTCAAGGGCCAGGTTGAACTGATCGCGGTTGAGTTGAAGAAAGGTTTCAACCTTGAAATTCTGAAGAACTTCCGCGTACCATCAAAAGCGGTGCTGGAAGCCCCGGTTccgggagacgcaagag GTgtccttgcggatttggggaagtttgagaaacGCGTCCCCAAAAAGACTGTGGAGAAGAAAACGGTAAAAAAGACCGTGCGGGGTCGTGGTAAGGGGAGTGTTGAAGGCTCAGCTGCCCCTTCTTCCGTTTTcgaagccgcag gtagtggtgcggccGCGGGTGGAACTGGTGtggttccccccgttgttggagagaaaagagggccagagcagaaagctgctggtggtggtgaaccgaaGAGGCGGAGACTGCTGACCAGGAGAGTTGCTCCGGTGCAGAAGAAACCTGcagttgctgctggtaagtatatcccTTTTCTTTGTTTTGTATGTACCATGGGTGGTAATATTCATTGA
- the LOC118491176 gene encoding uncharacterized protein LOC118491176 isoform X1, translated as MAEPSNPHNVEGENPEQPIVAEEEDEDDDVNVPGGGLPVLKWTKGSFKTLMATVQMAKDWNATYPQVGDTGADAPAGYITLWADFFTHGNLRLPVTVFVAEVLEYYHLHISQLSPFGMFRIRNFEYTFRAYGLPISVENFRRFYQLTVNTGFFSFTQRHGSLKLMTPPKGVTGWKKRFFYVKACAVYANMSFRNVDVGVSDEDIPVASAETADWFSRLRPIELKKLDNDQLWILRMMLSRPDRKERPVLREQGGADAVGLWRMFEPDFKGQVELIAVELKKGFNLEILKNFRVPSKAVLEAPVPGDARGVLADLGKFEKRVPKKTVEKKTVKKTVRGRGKGSVEGSAAPSSVFEAAGTYQSCSRGYTDYVVVSDTLEGLGVIGSGAAAGGTGVVPPVVGEKRGPEQKAAGGGEPKRRRLLTRRVAPVQKKPAVAAGKYIPFLCFVCTMGGNIH; from the exons atggctgaaccatcgaatccacacaatgtggagggtgaaaaccctgaacagccgataGTGGCTGAGGAAGAAGACGAGGATGATGATGTTAAtgttcccggtggtgggttaccggtgttaaAGTGGACAAAAGGTAGTTTTAAAACCCTGATGGCCACTGTTCAGATGGCCAAAGACTGGAATGCTACCTACCCACAAgtgggggacaccggtgccgatgctccggctgGTTATATAACCTTGTGGGCGGATTTTTTCACCCACGGtaaccttaggttgccggtgacggtgtttgtggCGGAGGTATTGGAGTATTATCACCTCCATATCTCCCAGCTTAGTCCTTTCGGAATGTTCCGAATTCGGAATTTTGAGTACACATTCCGTGCCTATGGCCTGCCCATTTCAGTGGAGAACTTCCGGCgtttctaccagttgacggtgaacaccggttttttctcgttCACTCAAAGGCATGGGAGtctgaagttgatgacaccccctaagggtgtgacaggctggaagaagaggttcttctacgtgaaagcctgtgcggtctatgctaACATGTCTTTCAGGAACGTCGATGTTGGAGTTTccgatgaagatattcctgttgcttcCGCAGAGACCGcggactggttctctaggctgcggcctattgaactcaagaagttggataatGACCAACTATGgatattgcggatgatgctctcTAGACCGGATAGGAAGGAAAGACCCGTGTTGCGGGAACAGGGTGGTG cggatgcggttggcttgtggaggatgtttgagcctgaTTTCAAGGGCCAGGTTGAACTGATCGCGGTTGAGTTGAAGAAAGGTTTCAACCTTGAAATTCTGAAGAACTTCCGCGTACCATCAAAAGCGGTGCTGGAAGCCCCGGTTccgggagacgcaagag GTgtccttgcggatttggggaagtttgagaaacGCGTCCCCAAAAAGACTGTGGAGAAGAAAACGGTAAAAAAGACCGTGCGGGGTCGTGGTAAGGGGAGTGTTGAAGGCTCAGCTGCCCCTTCTTCCGTTTTcgaagccgcaggtacctatcaatcttgttctcggggatataccgattacgtcgtagtatctgacacccttgagggtttgggtgttataggtagtggtgcggccGCGGGTGGAACTGGTGtggttccccccgttgttggagagaaaagagggccagagcagaaagctgctggtggtggtgaaccgaaGAGGCGGAGACTGCTGACCAGGAGAGTTGCTCCGGTGCAGAAGAAACCTGcagttgctgctggtaagtatatcccTTTTCTTTGTTTTGTATGTACCATGGGTGGTAATATTCATTGA
- the LOC110937602 gene encoding UDP-D-xylose:L-fucose alpha-1,3-D-xylosyltransferase MGP4: MSPTSLHQRPLHKPYTSLFQTSSSDNPSKPYNFSMILNRTTFLLLLTLLIILGVFSPWISNSSTFFTPSIEAKWRGYTLPEAVSFVAKNGSTVIVCAVSQPYLPFLNNWLISIKRQKHHEKVLVIAEDYATLDIVNARWPGHAVLIPPAPDAQVAHKFGSQGFFNFTSRRPRHLLQILELGYNVMYNDVDMVWLADPFLYLQGNHDVYFMDDMSAVKPLDHPNVLPPPGKKGRTYICSCMIYMHPTQGAKLVMKKWIEELQIQPWSKAKKANDQPAFNWALNKTAGQVDLYLLPQAAFPTGGLYFKNKTWVDETKGKHVIIHNNYIVGFEKKIKRFKDYNLWLVDDHASESPLGKLE; encoded by the exons ATGTCACCAACATCACTTCATCAAAGACCACTTCACAAACCCTACACTTCTTTATTCCAAACCTCATCATCCGATAACCCCTCAAAACCCTACAATTTCTCCATGATCCTAAACCGAACAACCTTCTTGCTCCTCCTCACTCTCCTCATCATCCTCGGTGTCTTCTCGCCCTGGATCAGTAACAGTTCCACGTTTTTCACACCTTCGATTGAAGCCAAATGGAGAGGATATACGCTACCGGAAGCGGTTTCGTTTGTAGCGAAGAACGGGAGCACGGTGATTGTGTGTGCGGTGAGCCAGCCGTACCTGCCGTTTTTGAATAACTGGTTGATTAGTATTAAGCGGCAGAAGCATCATGAGAAGGTGCTTGTTATTGCTGAGGATTATGCCACTCTGGATATTGTTAATGCCAGGTGGCCTGGTCATGCTGTCTTGATTCCTCCTGCTCCTGATGCTCAAGTTGCTCATAAGTTTGGATCTCAG GGATTCTTCAACTTCACTTCCAGAAGGCCGCGCCATTTACTTCAAATACTAGAGCTTGGATATAATGTGATGTACAATGATGTTGATATGGTCTGGTTAGCGGATCCATTTCTGTACCTTCAAGGAAATCACGACGTGTACTTTATGGATGACATGTCTGCT GTGAAACCACTGGACCACCCTAATGTCCTGCCACCACCGGGTAAAAAAGGGCGGACGTATATTTGCAGTTGTATGATATACATGCACCCAACACAGGGTGCGAAGTTAGTGATGAAAAAGTGGATTGAAGAGCTTCAAATTCAACCATGGTCAAAAGCAAAGAAAGCTAATGATCAGCCTGCTTTCAACTGGGCATTAAACAAAACAGCCGGACAG GTTGATCTGTACCTGTTACCTCAAGCAGCATTTCCTACTGGTGGATTATACTTCAAGAACAAGACATGGGTAGATGAAACCAAAGGGAAACATGTTATTATTCATAATAATTACATAGTAGGTTTTGAAAAGAAGATAAAGCGGTTTAAAGACTACAACCTTTGGTTGGTTGATGATCACGCATCAGAATCGCCACTTGGCAAATTAGAATGA